DNA from Gephyromycinifex aptenodytis:
ACTCCACCCCCCGCGAGCCGGTAGAGCAACGACAGCGCATCCCGCGCGCAGACTGCCTGCTCGCCACTGCCCGCCGCCAGCTCAGCCAACTCCTGTGCGGCCTGGGAAGCGAAACCACCGACACCAAGGTCGCCGAGCTCGGCCTCGTCGATGATGACCGCGAGGTCCTCGTGCCGGTCCCAGGTGAACCGGCCGGCGAACAGGTCGTCGGCCTCGGCCAGGATCTGCTCCAGGCGCGCCTTGTCGGCCAACCGCAAGGTGCCGGTCAGCGCGGTGCGCACCACGGTGCGATCGGCCGGGCGCAACCCCGCCAGCTCGTGCTGCAGCGCTTCGAGGTCGGCGGAGGTGTCCACATGCCGTCGCAGGTCGACGAAGGACCAGGTGCCCACCTGCTCGCTCTGCACCGTGTGCCCACCGGCCGAATCCATCTCGACTATGAGCACCTCCCCCGGAGCGTCCTCGACGAAACTCGTCACCTCCGGAGAGCCCGAATACCAGACCCGGCCGCTGACACCCACAGACAGCCGCGAGTGCCGGTCGCCGAGGGCAACGTGGTGGATGATGCGCTTGCCCAGGGCCTGCTCCATCGCCTCCAGGTGCAACATCGAGACATCGTTGGGATCGGGACTGAGCACATCGACGATGCCGTGGGCCAGCAGCAACCGCACAGTGCCGTCGGCCTCACAGCCTGACAGGGCACGGGCCGCCAGGTCACCCAGCACATTCTTGGTCGCCCACGGGGCAGCGAGGATCTCCACGCCCGCGCTGACCACATACGGCCCGGGCTGACGCAGCACGACCACGTTTTCAGGGCAGCACGCCGTGAAGGTATCCGTGTCGTACACGCTGGCAGCATCCAGCGGATCGTGGTTTCCGGGCAGCAGATAGACCGGGCAGGGCATCTCGGCCAACGCCTGCATGGCGCGGCGAATGGTTTGGGAGGCGATCAGGTTGCTCTCGAAGACGTCGCCGGCAACCACCACGAAATCGCAGGCATGTTTCCCGGCGAGGCCAGCCATGGCATGGATCGCATCGATCCGCGCCGCCGTGTAGCGAGCCTGTGCCTCCGGGCGGAGGAAATGCCGCGTCATGCCCAACTGCCAGTCGCTGGTCTGCAGGAACCGAACAGACGCCATCTCCACCTCCTGGGCCGGGTTGTTTCGT
Protein-coding regions in this window:
- a CDS encoding metallophosphoesterase family protein, yielding MASVRFLQTSDWQLGMTRHFLRPEAQARYTAARIDAIHAMAGLAGKHACDFVVVAGDVFESNLIASQTIRRAMQALAEMPCPVYLLPGNHDPLDAASVYDTDTFTACCPENVVVLRQPGPYVVSAGVEILAAPWATKNVLGDLAARALSGCEADGTVRLLLAHGIVDVLSPDPNDVSMLHLEAMEQALGKRIIHHVALGDRHSRLSVGVSGRVWYSGSPEVTSFVEDAPGEVLIVEMDSAGGHTVQSEQVGTWSFVDLRRHVDTSADLEALQHELAGLRPADRTVVRTALTGTLRLADKARLEQILAEADDLFAGRFTWDRHEDLAVIIDEAELGDLGVGGFASQAAQELAELAAGSGEQAVCARDALSLLYRLAGGGVR